The following proteins are encoded in a genomic region of Shinella zoogloeoides:
- a CDS encoding alpha-glucosidase, which produces MTKPRKKTDDWWRGAVIYQVYPRSFQDTTGDGMGDLRGITRRLGHIASLGVDAIWLSPFFKSPMADMGYDVSDYCDVDPMFGTLADFDAMLAEAHRLGMKVVIDQVISHTSDQHPWFVESRSSRSNPKADWYVWADPKPDGTAPNNWLSIFGGPGWEWDGVRKQYYMHNFLTSQPDLNFHNKAVQDALLSTVRFWLDRGVDGFRLDTVNFYFHDRKLRDNPPHEPNPDEIGLDAPDVNPYGMQTHRYDKTQPENVDFLKRFRALLDEYEGRMTVGEVGDGARSLKTVAEYTSGGDKLNMCYTFDLLGPDFTADHIRKCVQSFQRAVEDGWVCWAFSNHDVDRHVSRFIHAPEERERVAKLAITLLSTLRGSICLYQGEELGLTEAELAFEDLRDPYGIRFWPAFKGRDGCRTPMPWQRGEAHAGFSTAKPWLPVPEDHARLAVDTQEKIAGSVLNHYRATLAFRKEHETLHDGDMSFLHSNHDILAFTREKAGEKLLFVFNLTREKAEFVPAKSLKLGEPLPVPGFGAKLKDGTIELDALDMACVRL; this is translated from the coding sequence ATGACGAAGCCCCGCAAGAAGACCGACGACTGGTGGCGCGGCGCGGTCATCTACCAGGTCTATCCCCGCTCGTTCCAGGACACGACCGGCGATGGCATGGGGGATCTCAGGGGCATCACCAGGCGGCTCGGGCACATCGCCTCGCTCGGCGTCGACGCCATCTGGCTTTCTCCCTTCTTCAAGTCGCCGATGGCGGACATGGGCTATGACGTCTCGGATTATTGCGACGTCGATCCGATGTTCGGCACGCTGGCGGATTTCGACGCGATGCTGGCCGAGGCCCATCGCCTCGGCATGAAGGTCGTCATCGACCAGGTGATCTCGCACACGTCCGACCAGCATCCCTGGTTTGTCGAAAGCCGGTCCAGCCGGTCGAACCCGAAGGCGGACTGGTATGTCTGGGCCGATCCGAAGCCGGACGGCACGGCGCCCAACAACTGGCTGTCGATCTTCGGCGGGCCGGGTTGGGAATGGGACGGCGTGCGCAAGCAATATTACATGCACAACTTCCTGACCTCGCAGCCGGACCTCAACTTCCACAACAAAGCCGTACAGGATGCGCTGCTGTCGACGGTGCGCTTCTGGCTCGACCGCGGCGTGGACGGCTTCCGTCTCGACACGGTGAACTTCTATTTCCACGACAGGAAGCTGCGCGACAACCCGCCCCACGAGCCGAACCCGGACGAGATCGGCCTCGATGCGCCGGACGTGAACCCCTACGGCATGCAGACGCATCGCTACGACAAGACGCAGCCGGAGAATGTCGATTTCCTCAAGCGCTTCCGCGCGCTGCTCGACGAATACGAGGGGCGCATGACGGTGGGCGAGGTCGGCGACGGCGCGCGCTCGCTGAAGACGGTCGCCGAGTATACGAGCGGCGGCGACAAGCTGAACATGTGCTACACGTTCGATTTGCTCGGGCCGGATTTCACGGCCGACCATATCCGCAAATGCGTGCAGAGCTTCCAGCGGGCGGTGGAGGACGGCTGGGTCTGCTGGGCCTTCTCCAACCACGACGTCGACCGCCATGTCAGCCGCTTTATCCACGCCCCGGAGGAGCGCGAGCGCGTCGCCAAGCTGGCGATCACCCTGCTTTCGACGCTGCGCGGCTCGATCTGCCTTTACCAGGGCGAGGAACTGGGTCTCACGGAGGCCGAGCTCGCCTTCGAGGACCTGCGCGATCCCTATGGCATCCGCTTCTGGCCGGCCTTCAAGGGCCGCGACGGATGCCGCACCCCGATGCCCTGGCAGCGCGGCGAGGCCCATGCCGGCTTCAGCACAGCCAAGCCCTGGCTACCGGTGCCGGAAGACCATGCCCGCCTTGCGGTCGATACGCAGGAGAAGATCGCCGGCTCCGTGCTCAACCACTACCGCGCGACGCTCGCCTTCCGCAAGGAGCACGAGACGCTGCACGACGGCGACATGTCCTTCCTCCATTCCAACCACGACATCCTCGCCTTCACCCGCGAGAAGGCCGGCGAGAAGCTGCT